A stretch of Vigna angularis cultivar LongXiaoDou No.4 chromosome 4, ASM1680809v1, whole genome shotgun sequence DNA encodes these proteins:
- the LOC108342065 gene encoding uncharacterized protein LOC108342065: MSDKVNGLPEDQAWQELKLPDLLNSDAVREIHATIEKEWDFLKRSACQTAAGRALWKHAIHDPLADLLAGETYLRNLHEKIKNDRLNNAREISGVILAVRTLWFDSRLEDALNSPTARAAQVVLLGAGMDTRAYRLSCLKDSDVYEVDFSGVLDVKTTILQAAADSAYDSQHIMSKAKSLTRVAADIRENDWMEKLETAGYIPQKSTVWILEGIIYYLTQSQAMQVLRILANKCVLAHTVLLADFMNKPSTTLSNSVFQFYSDWPDHLLPSLGFTNVKLSQIGDPDAHFGLLNDPLNLFNRLRSLPRSLQTNPDDGKPCCRLYLVEASGSPDQNVSHNGPNTQS, translated from the exons ATGTCAGATAAAGTGAATGGGTTGCCCGAGGACCAAGCGTGGCAAGAGCTGAAGCTTCCAGACTTGCTCAACAGTGATGCTGTAAGAGAAATCCATGCAACGATTGAAAAAGAATGGGATTTCCTTAAGAGGTCAGCTTGCCAAACTGCTGCGGGAAGGGCTCTGTGGAAACATGCCATCCATGATCCACTCGCTGATTTACTGGCAGGGGAGACTTACTTGAGAAACCTCCATGAAAAGATCAAGAACGACCGCCTCAACAATGCTCGTGAAATTTCTGGAGTCATTCTTGCAGTACGAACCCTCTGGTTTGATTCTAGGCTAGAAGATGCCCTCAATTCCCCAACTGCCAGAGCAGCTCAGGTTGTTCTCCTTGGCGCAG GAATGGACACGAGAGCATATCGTTTGAGTTGCTTGAAGGACAGTGATGTGTATGAGGTAGACTTTTCAGGAGTGTTGGATGTAAAGACCACTATTTTACAAGCGGCTGCGGACTCAGCGTACGACTCGCAACATATTATGTCCAAAGCCAAATCCTTAACCAGAGTAGCAGCCGACATAAGAGAAAATGACTGGATGGAAAAGCTTGAGACTGCGGGATACATACCTCAAAAGAGCACTGTTTGGATTCTAGAAGGTATCATCTACTACCTCACCCAATCCCAAGCCATGCAAGTGCTGAGAATTTTGGCTAACAAATGCGTGTTAGCACACACAGTCCTTTTAGCAGACTTCATGAATAAGCCATCAACCACTCTATCCAATTCAGTCTTCCAATTTTACAGCGATTGGCCAGACCATCTATTGCCATCCCTAGGGTTCACTAATGTAAAACTTTCACAAATTGGAGACCCAGATGCCCATTTTGGTCTCTTAAATGATCCATTAAATCTCTTCAACAGGCTCCGCAGTTTGCCCAGATCGCTACAAACCAATCCAGACGATGGAAAACCATGCTGCCGATTGTACTTGGTGGAAGCTTCTGGTTCACCTGATCAAAATGTTTCACATAATGGACCAAACACTCAGTCTTGA
- the LOC108341208 gene encoding uncharacterized protein LOC108341208 — protein sequence MPLPTVVSPISSFSGVLLSTVTARATLPPKCTVSPSSVLSRRDIALLSFLALSPPASAIEFGISGPKNWLKEQKRKASKFLLAPVDASRQILRSAYLTLTKTDAAYTDEDLEQIQQLFISAARDCVPQDRNSFVTFQAKSGVEVCTFRLIVKNAASLLGNKDPVKLKAEALLDNLIRSFATISGMASETNIQLASDREKIADAVSDTISDLDKFEQGITDCLES from the exons ATGCCATTGCCAACTGTCGTTTCccctatttcttctttttctggcGTACTTTTATCCACTGTCACGGCGCGCGCTACACTCCCTCCAAAATGCACCGTTTCCCCTTCCTCTGTTCTCTCTCGCAGAGACATCGCTCTGCTCTCCTTCCTCGCTCTCTCTCCACCTGCCTCCGCCATTGAATTTGGCATCT CAGGACCGAAGAATTGGCTGAAAGAGCAAAAACGGAAGGCCTCCAAGTTCCTGTTGGCCCCCGTGGATGCCTCCCGCCAAATCCTTCGCTCTGCCTATCTCACGCTCA CGAAAACCGACGCTGCTTATACGGATGAGGATTTGGAGCAGATTCAGCAGCTGTTTATATCTGCTGCTAGGGACTGCGTACCACAGGACCGGAATTCTTTCGTCACTTTCCAAGCCAAGAGCGGAGTAGAG GTGTGCACATTTCGGTTGATTGTGAAGAACGCTGCTTCGTTGCTTGGAAATAAGGATCCTGTAAAGTTGAAAGCTGAAGCTTTGCTAGATAATCTTATAAG ATCTTTCGCCACTATCAGTGGGATGGCAAGTGAAACCAACATTCAACTTGCATCAGATAG AGAAAAGATAGCGGATGCTGTATCAGATACCATATCTGATCTCGACAAATTTGAGCAGGGAATTACGGATTGCCTTGAAAGTTGA
- the LOC108318732 gene encoding uncharacterized protein LOC108318732 isoform X1, which yields MLVELHFHSNFELVVAFAFAPQTLTLQCPRHLIPSHSLSPPCPRLFNPCTMRIPEGRLTFSLSNLSPRLAPLLSPRLRFFSGICAKRPHSVANATSPGVNPLHAQYSMDGNHEIGVHDSGLVGSPGSDGRKQPRVWSSPEHGFKTEISKQIFCNRSLNMKNIVAVGFDMDYTLAQYKPETFESLAYQGTIKKLVYDLGYPRELLNWCFNWKYMVRGLVLDKKRGNILKMDRHKYVKVAYHGFRELSKEDKVGTYGNTLIRDSFDEPDYALIDTLFSLAEAYLFAQLVDFKDCNPGKIQEGVDYARMYKDVRAAVDLCHRDGTLKQMVAKEPKRYINEDSSIVPMLEMLRDSGRATFLVTNSLWDYTNIVMNFLCGSSMEDVSNNFFWLQYFDVVITGSAKPGFFHEENRANLFEVVPETGMLLNTDNGSPMPQVGNTSARLFTEAKNHACPVFQGGNVAHLHKLLSIESSSQVLYVGDHIYGDILRSKKVLGWRTMLVVPELEKEVKLLWESRDTRKELQFLRSERDRIEDEIHHLKWSLKFKNPDADSKQKLSSELDTLELERERVRLRHQEAQRKLHQRFHEPWGQLMKTGYQNSRFAHQVERFACLYTSQVSNLGLYSPDKYYRPSEDFMQHEFGIVAYESPDT from the exons ATGCTGGTGGAACTGCATTTCCATTCCAATTTCGAACTTGTTGTTGCATTCGCGTTTGCGCCTCAAACGCTAACTCTTCAGTGCCCGCGGCATCTGATTCCCTCCCATTCGCTCTCTCCACCATGTCCACGCCTATTTAATCCCTGCACGATGCGAATTCCCGAGGGGCGCCTCACCTTTTCTCTCTCCAATCTCTCTCCTCGACTCGCACCTCTTTTGTCTCCTCGCCTTCGCTTCTTTTCTGGAATCTGCGCCAAACGCCCTCACTCCGTCGCCAACGCCACGTCACCAG GAGTTAATCCGTTGCATGCTCAATATTCAATGGACGGCAACCATGAAATTGGTGTACATGATTCAGGATTGGTGGGTTCGCCTGGCAGTGATGGCAGAAAACAGCCACGTGTATGGTCATCTCCCGAACATGGATTTAAAACTGAAATAAGCAAGCAGATATTCTGTAATCGATCACTGAATATGAAGAACATCGTTGCTGTGGGATTTGACATGGATTATACTCTGGCACAGTACAAGCCTGAAACTTTTGAATCTCTTGCTTATCAAGGCACAATTAAAAAGCTGGTTTATGATTTGGGATACCCTCGTGAG tTACTAAATTGGTGTTTTAACTGGAAGTACATGGTCAGAGGCTTGGTTCTTGACAAAAAAAGAGGAAACATATTGAAG ATGGATCGCCACAAGTATGTGAAAGTAGCCTATCACGGATTTAGAGAGTTGTCAAAAGAAGATAAAGTTGGAACCTATGGAAATACTTTAATACGTGATTCCTTTGATGAACCGGATTATGCTCTAATTGATACTCTCTTTTCACTTGCGGAGGCCTACTTGTTTGCTCAATTGGTTGATTTCAAGGATTGTAATCCCGGCAAGATTCAAGAGGGTGTTGA CTATGCTCGCATGTACAAAGATGTTCGAGCTGCAGTTGATTTGTGTCACCGTGATGGAACATTGAAGCAAATGGTTGCTAAAGAACCAAAAAG GTATATTAATGAAGACTCCTCAATAGTGCCCATGCTTGAAATGCTCAGAGACTCTGGTCGTGCAACATTTTTAGTGACAAATAG TTTATGGGACTATACAAACATTGTCATGAATTTCCTCTGTGGATCCAGCATGGAAGATGTCAGTAACAATTTTTTCTGGCTTCAATACTTTGATGTTGTAATCACTGGCAG TGCAAAGCCGGGTTTTTTTCATGAGGAAAATCGTGCCAACCTATTTGAGGTTGTGCCTGAGACGGGAATGCTTCTCAATACAGATAATGGCTCTCCCATGCCCCAG GTGGGTAATACCTCAGCAAGGTTGTTCACAGAAGCAAAGAATCATGCCTGTCCAGTTTTCCAG GGAGGCAATGTTGCTCATCTTCATAAACTGCTTTCCATTGAATCTAGTTCTCAg GTTCTCTACGTTGGGGATCATATTTATGGAGATATATTACGCAGCAAAAAGGTTCTTG GATGGAGAACAATGCTTGTAGTCCCAGAACTTGAGAAGGAAGTTAAACTTCTCTGGGAATCTAGGGATACCCGCAAG GAACTTCAATTCTTGAGGAGTGAGCGTGACCGCATCGAGGATGAAATACATCATTTGAAGTGGTCTCTCAA ATTCAAGAATCCAGATGCTGATTCCAAGCAGAAGTTATCTTCAGAACTTGATACGTTGGAG cttgagagagagagagtgagattAAGGCATCAAGAAGCTCAAAGAAAATTACATCAAAGG TTTCACGAGCCATGGGGTCAGCTTATGAAAACTGGTTATCAGAATTCTCGCTTTGCTCATCAG GTTGAGAGATTTGCTTGCCTGTATACTAGCCAAGTATCTAACCTGGGCTTGTACTCTCCAGACAAGTATTACAGACCTAGTGAAGATTTCATGCAGCATGAATTTGGCATTGTGGCTTATGAGTCACCAGACACTTAA
- the LOC108318732 gene encoding uncharacterized protein LOC108318732 isoform X2, producing the protein MDGNHEIGVHDSGLVGSPGSDGRKQPRVWSSPEHGFKTEISKQIFCNRSLNMKNIVAVGFDMDYTLAQYKPETFESLAYQGTIKKLVYDLGYPRELLNWCFNWKYMVRGLVLDKKRGNILKMDRHKYVKVAYHGFRELSKEDKVGTYGNTLIRDSFDEPDYALIDTLFSLAEAYLFAQLVDFKDCNPGKIQEGVDYARMYKDVRAAVDLCHRDGTLKQMVAKEPKRYINEDSSIVPMLEMLRDSGRATFLVTNSLWDYTNIVMNFLCGSSMEDVSNNFFWLQYFDVVITGSAKPGFFHEENRANLFEVVPETGMLLNTDNGSPMPQVGNTSARLFTEAKNHACPVFQGGNVAHLHKLLSIESSSQVLYVGDHIYGDILRSKKVLGWRTMLVVPELEKEVKLLWESRDTRKELQFLRSERDRIEDEIHHLKWSLKFKNPDADSKQKLSSELDTLELERERVRLRHQEAQRKLHQRFHEPWGQLMKTGYQNSRFAHQVERFACLYTSQVSNLGLYSPDKYYRPSEDFMQHEFGIVAYESPDT; encoded by the exons ATGGACGGCAACCATGAAATTGGTGTACATGATTCAGGATTGGTGGGTTCGCCTGGCAGTGATGGCAGAAAACAGCCACGTGTATGGTCATCTCCCGAACATGGATTTAAAACTGAAATAAGCAAGCAGATATTCTGTAATCGATCACTGAATATGAAGAACATCGTTGCTGTGGGATTTGACATGGATTATACTCTGGCACAGTACAAGCCTGAAACTTTTGAATCTCTTGCTTATCAAGGCACAATTAAAAAGCTGGTTTATGATTTGGGATACCCTCGTGAG tTACTAAATTGGTGTTTTAACTGGAAGTACATGGTCAGAGGCTTGGTTCTTGACAAAAAAAGAGGAAACATATTGAAG ATGGATCGCCACAAGTATGTGAAAGTAGCCTATCACGGATTTAGAGAGTTGTCAAAAGAAGATAAAGTTGGAACCTATGGAAATACTTTAATACGTGATTCCTTTGATGAACCGGATTATGCTCTAATTGATACTCTCTTTTCACTTGCGGAGGCCTACTTGTTTGCTCAATTGGTTGATTTCAAGGATTGTAATCCCGGCAAGATTCAAGAGGGTGTTGA CTATGCTCGCATGTACAAAGATGTTCGAGCTGCAGTTGATTTGTGTCACCGTGATGGAACATTGAAGCAAATGGTTGCTAAAGAACCAAAAAG GTATATTAATGAAGACTCCTCAATAGTGCCCATGCTTGAAATGCTCAGAGACTCTGGTCGTGCAACATTTTTAGTGACAAATAG TTTATGGGACTATACAAACATTGTCATGAATTTCCTCTGTGGATCCAGCATGGAAGATGTCAGTAACAATTTTTTCTGGCTTCAATACTTTGATGTTGTAATCACTGGCAG TGCAAAGCCGGGTTTTTTTCATGAGGAAAATCGTGCCAACCTATTTGAGGTTGTGCCTGAGACGGGAATGCTTCTCAATACAGATAATGGCTCTCCCATGCCCCAG GTGGGTAATACCTCAGCAAGGTTGTTCACAGAAGCAAAGAATCATGCCTGTCCAGTTTTCCAG GGAGGCAATGTTGCTCATCTTCATAAACTGCTTTCCATTGAATCTAGTTCTCAg GTTCTCTACGTTGGGGATCATATTTATGGAGATATATTACGCAGCAAAAAGGTTCTTG GATGGAGAACAATGCTTGTAGTCCCAGAACTTGAGAAGGAAGTTAAACTTCTCTGGGAATCTAGGGATACCCGCAAG GAACTTCAATTCTTGAGGAGTGAGCGTGACCGCATCGAGGATGAAATACATCATTTGAAGTGGTCTCTCAA ATTCAAGAATCCAGATGCTGATTCCAAGCAGAAGTTATCTTCAGAACTTGATACGTTGGAG cttgagagagagagagtgagattAAGGCATCAAGAAGCTCAAAGAAAATTACATCAAAGG TTTCACGAGCCATGGGGTCAGCTTATGAAAACTGGTTATCAGAATTCTCGCTTTGCTCATCAG GTTGAGAGATTTGCTTGCCTGTATACTAGCCAAGTATCTAACCTGGGCTTGTACTCTCCAGACAAGTATTACAGACCTAGTGAAGATTTCATGCAGCATGAATTTGGCATTGTGGCTTATGAGTCACCAGACACTTAA
- the LOC108343528 gene encoding protein RADIALIS-like 3 yields the protein MASSQGWTPKQNKRFENALAIFDEDTPDRWHNLARAVGGKTVEDVKRHYQKLVEDVKQIEEGHVPLPNYRTVSTMASSIRGYGYINEENRMKGLSLQ from the exons ATGGCCTCAAGCCAGGGTTGGACACCGAAGCAGAACAAAAGATTTGAGAATGCCCTTGCCATCTTCGACGAGGACACCCCAGATAGGTGGCACAACCTGGCCAGAGCCGTCGGAGGAAAAACTGTCGAAGACGTCAAAAGACATTATCAGAAGCTCGTCGAAGATGTCAAGCAGATCGAGGAAGGCCACGTGCCCCTTCCCAATTACCGAACTGTTTCAACCATGGCAAGCAGCATCAGAGGTTACGGTTACATCAATGAAGAAAACag GATGAAGGGTCTGAGTCTGCAGTGA
- the LOC108343170 gene encoding DNA-3-methyladenine glycosylase 1: MGEHTLGQAQSLIEPQPHPAPSSSAAGPDGAQADSELNNVLPHVNSPASKIPLRPRKIRKVSPDPSTSESLTEPSKPGKSGGRSTKHVPPSRAMAVVPRLVARSLSCEGEVEIALRFLRNADPLLSPLIDIHQPPTFDNFHTPFLALTRSILYQQLAYKAGTSIYTRFIALCGGENGVVPETVLALTPQQLRQIGVSGRKASYLHDLARKYQNGILSDSTIVNMDDKSLFTMLTMVNGIGSWSVHMFMIFSLHRPDVLPINDLGVRKGVQLLYNLEDLPRPSQMDQLCEKWRPYRSVASWYMWRFVEAKGTPSSAVAVATGAGLQHQHHHQHQQHEQQQQQQQQHPPQPQLLDPINSMFNLGAACAWGQ, from the exons ATGGGCGAACACACGCTAGGTCAAGCACAATCCCTAATCGAACCTCAACCCCACCCAGCTCCCTCCTCCTCCGCCGCTGGCCCCGACGGCGCTCAGGCGGACTCAGAACTAAACAATGTCCTTCCGCACGTAAACTCCCCTGCCTCCAAAATCCCCCTCCGTCCCCGTAAGATCCGGAAGGTCTCACCGGACCCTTCCACATCCGAATCCCTAACCGAACCCTCTAAACCGGGCAAGAGCGGCGGCCGGAGCACCAAGCATGTTCCGCCTTCGCGAGCCATGGCGGTGGTGCCGCGCTTAGTGGCGCGTTCACTCTCGTGTGAAGGCGAGGTGGAGATCGCGCTCCGATTTCTCAGGAACGCGGAccctcttctctctcctcttatCGACATTCACCAACCCCCAACCTTCGACAATTTCCACACTCCCTTCCTCGCCCTAACGCGTAGCATCTTGTACCAGCAACTCGCGTACAAAGCAGGCACCTCCATCTACACGCGCTTCATCGCGCTCTGCGGTGGCGAAAACGGCGTCGTTCCCGAAACCGTTCTCGCTTTGACTCCCCAACAGCTTCGCCAAATTGGGGTTTCGGGGCGGAAGGCGAGTTACCTTCACGATTTGGCGAGGAAGTACCAGAACGGGATACTGTCCGATTCGACCATTGTGAACATGGATGATAAGTCACTCTTCACTATGCTAACCATGGTCAATGGAATTGGCTCTTGGTCTGTTCACATGTTCATGATTTTTTCCCTCCACAGACCCGATGTTCTCCCCATCAATGATTTGGGTGTGAGGAAAGGGGTTCAGCTTCTTTATAACCTCGAGGACTTGCCGCGGCCGTCGCAGATGGACCAATTGTGTGAGAAGTGGAGGCCTTATCGTTCTGTTGCGTCGTGGTATATGTGGAGATTTGTTGAAGCCAAAGGAACTCCTTCTAGTGCTGTGGCAGTAGCCACTGGTGCCGGCTTGCAGCACCAGCATCACCACCAGCACCAACAACATGAGCAACAGCAGCAACAGCAACAGCAACATCCTCCACAGCCGCAGCTTCTGGACCCCATAAATAGTATGTTTAATCTCGG GGCCGCCTGTGCTTGGGGACAATGA